From Microlunatus capsulatus, a single genomic window includes:
- a CDS encoding trypsin-like peptidase domain-containing protein: protein MGENTPPGSGSGGAGPDDHAGPDDHPGPAPADQSHHQPGAGSPDDQYWAPFGRPPEDAPPAPQGAPTPVADPYAAPSSDPHADTAPLSVGAWSQPEPWTPRGPGFDAQPPAAPSWAPPTAPYPPPAAPPGAGWAGGSSFPPPGGSTALTRPQPRRSRLGPVVALAAVTALLVGGAAGYGGSLLAGRTVAEPAPATSAPSPADPGTSGSASPLPSPPAQADTVEVAKRVLPGTVMIQTGSSTGSGFVLDTAGRIMTNNHVVAGAADGDRIRVVFSDGRRQNATLVGRSPSYDLAVIKVRGSQDLDPLPFGDSEAIEVGQPVVAVGAPLGLPGTVTQGIVSAQDRPVVVNAGSDADAPTAYINAIQTDAPINPGNSGGPLVDAAGRVIGVNSAILTLGSGQGQTGNIGLGFAIPVDQARQIGQQLVEKGKASYPVIGATVADSTSGVRLQSVEDGGPADDAGLREGDVITRVDDQRVRTMEELIVTIRTRRPGQAVALDYTRGSADRSARVTLGSKEG, encoded by the coding sequence TTGGGCGAGAACACCCCGCCGGGCAGCGGTTCCGGCGGAGCCGGGCCCGACGACCACGCGGGCCCCGACGACCACCCCGGGCCCGCACCGGCTGACCAGTCCCACCACCAGCCGGGCGCCGGGTCGCCCGACGACCAGTACTGGGCGCCGTTCGGCCGCCCGCCCGAGGACGCCCCGCCGGCCCCGCAGGGCGCGCCCACCCCGGTGGCCGACCCGTACGCCGCCCCCTCGTCCGACCCGCACGCCGACACCGCCCCGCTGTCGGTGGGGGCGTGGAGCCAGCCCGAGCCCTGGACCCCGCGCGGTCCGGGCTTCGACGCCCAGCCGCCCGCGGCGCCGTCGTGGGCGCCGCCCACCGCCCCCTACCCGCCGCCCGCCGCACCCCCCGGCGCGGGCTGGGCCGGCGGGTCGTCGTTCCCGCCGCCGGGCGGCTCGACCGCCCTGACCCGGCCGCAGCCGCGCCGGAGCCGGCTGGGACCGGTCGTCGCGCTCGCCGCCGTCACCGCCCTGCTCGTCGGCGGTGCCGCGGGCTACGGCGGCTCGCTGCTCGCGGGCCGGACGGTGGCCGAGCCCGCACCCGCCACCAGCGCGCCGTCGCCCGCCGACCCGGGCACCAGCGGCAGCGCCAGCCCCCTGCCCAGCCCGCCGGCGCAGGCCGACACCGTCGAGGTGGCCAAGCGGGTGCTGCCCGGCACGGTGATGATCCAGACCGGCAGCTCGACGGGCTCGGGCTTCGTGCTCGACACCGCCGGCCGGATCATGACCAACAACCACGTCGTCGCGGGCGCCGCGGACGGCGACCGGATCCGCGTGGTCTTCTCCGACGGCCGCCGGCAGAACGCCACGCTGGTCGGCCGCAGCCCGTCCTACGACCTCGCCGTGATCAAGGTCCGCGGCTCCCAGGACCTCGACCCGCTGCCCTTCGGCGACTCCGAGGCGATCGAGGTGGGCCAGCCGGTGGTCGCCGTCGGCGCCCCGCTGGGCCTGCCGGGCACCGTCACCCAGGGCATCGTCAGCGCCCAGGACCGGCCCGTCGTCGTCAACGCGGGCTCCGACGCCGACGCCCCGACGGCCTACATCAACGCCATCCAGACCGACGCCCCGATCAACCCCGGCAACTCCGGCGGTCCGCTCGTCGACGCCGCGGGCCGGGTGATCGGGGTCAACTCCGCGATCCTCACCCTGGGCTCCGGCCAGGGGCAGACCGGGAACATCGGCCTCGGCTTCGCCATCCCCGTCGACCAGGCCCGCCAGATCGGCCAGCAGCTGGTCGAGAAGGGCAAGGCCAGCTACCCCGTCATCGGGGCCACGGTGGCCGACTCGACGTCCGGGGTCCGGCTGCAGTCCGTCGAGGACGGCGGCCCGGCCGACGACGCCGGCCTGCGCGAGGGCGACGTCATCACCCGGGTCGACGACCAGCGGGTCCGCACCATGGAGGAGCTGATCGTCACGATCCGCACCCGACGGCCCGGCCAGGCGGTCGCGCTGGACTACACTCGCGGCTCGGCCGACCGG
- a CDS encoding zf-HC2 domain-containing protein: MSPPPCRPLAGDRSALVDGSLPPGRRERLLVHLVHCTPCRDDVAELRRVREALRGPAATEAPRELAERLLRIAGEEARTPLRGQPSRRTRPGSRTSRRRRRLRATAAAVAVGTTVVGAGALGWAAAPAAALSAVADPGVRARAELGATLAQLPLVDPAVGAVVAADPADLDGPAPAAGRQPALLGERPLDPVSAVAALRRALTAGGQVGYRGVQDVRTTSATGTLGAAVAVRSVPGQGSTAEVRDALGAVVATSTVPPPGPGRMPDEGAVELLSTHFRLGGWADGQAAGRAAAVVQASRADGSVAARWWVDDATGLLLAQQTFDADGTLRLSAGFAVLEVGTSALDQPAAPTTPVAAVTTAGTALTLSNAPVLSRAGWACDERLAGLALVRLRSDGAAEPGAVHLVYSDGVSTLTVHEQRGLLAAGPEGSSWDTGLGAWTRSGPSALASWQSGDRVFTVTTDGPGALLAAAVASLPHEAPRERTTMERIREGWGTLLADTKG, from the coding sequence GTGAGCCCACCGCCGTGCCGGCCCCTGGCCGGTGACCGCTCGGCGCTCGTCGACGGCTCGCTGCCGCCCGGGCGGCGCGAGCGGCTGCTCGTCCACCTCGTGCACTGCACCCCCTGCCGCGACGACGTCGCCGAGCTGCGCCGCGTCCGCGAGGCCCTGCGCGGGCCCGCTGCCACCGAGGCGCCCCGCGAGCTCGCCGAGCGGCTGCTGAGGATCGCCGGCGAGGAGGCCCGGACGCCGCTGCGGGGCCAGCCCTCCCGCCGCACGCGCCCGGGCTCCCGGACCAGCCGTCGTCGACGCCGGCTGCGGGCCACCGCCGCCGCGGTCGCCGTCGGCACCACCGTCGTCGGGGCCGGCGCCCTGGGCTGGGCCGCGGCGCCCGCGGCCGCCCTCAGCGCCGTCGCCGACCCCGGCGTCCGCGCCCGCGCCGAGCTGGGGGCCACCCTCGCGCAGCTGCCGCTGGTCGATCCCGCCGTCGGGGCCGTGGTCGCCGCCGACCCCGCCGACCTCGACGGACCCGCCCCCGCCGCCGGCCGGCAGCCCGCGCTCCTCGGGGAGCGCCCGCTCGACCCCGTCTCCGCCGTCGCGGCCCTGCGCCGGGCCCTCACCGCCGGCGGGCAGGTGGGCTACCGCGGCGTGCAGGACGTCCGCACCACCAGCGCCACCGGCACGCTGGGCGCGGCCGTCGCCGTCCGCTCGGTGCCCGGGCAGGGCAGCACCGCCGAGGTGCGCGACGCCCTCGGCGCCGTCGTGGCCACCAGCACCGTCCCGCCCCCGGGACCCGGCCGGATGCCCGACGAGGGCGCCGTCGAGCTGCTGTCGACCCACTTCCGGCTGGGCGGCTGGGCCGACGGGCAGGCCGCGGGCCGTGCGGCCGCCGTCGTCCAGGCCAGCCGCGCCGACGGCTCGGTCGCCGCGCGCTGGTGGGTCGACGACGCCACCGGCCTGCTGCTGGCCCAGCAGACCTTCGACGCCGACGGCACCCTGCGGCTGTCCGCCGGGTTCGCGGTGCTCGAGGTGGGCACGTCGGCGCTCGACCAGCCCGCGGCCCCGACGACCCCGGTGGCCGCCGTGACCACGGCGGGCACCGCTCTCACGCTCTCCAACGCCCCCGTGCTGTCGCGCGCCGGCTGGGCCTGCGACGAGCGGCTGGCGGGCCTGGCCCTGGTGCGGCTGCGCTCCGACGGCGCGGCCGAGCCCGGGGCCGTGCACCTGGTCTACAGCGACGGCGTCTCCACCCTCACCGTCCACGAGCAGCGCGGCCTGCTGGCCGCGGGACCCGAGGGCTCGTCCTGGGACACCGGCCTGGGGGCCTGGACCCGCTCCGGCCCGTCCGCCCTGGCCAGCTGGCAGTCCGGCGACCGGGTGTTCACCGTGACCACCGACGGACCGGGCGCCCTGCTGGCCGCCGCTGTCGCCTCGTTGCCCCACGAGGCCCCGCGGGAGCGCACTACGATGGAGCGCATCCGCGAGGGCTGGGGAACGCTGCTGGCCGACACGAAGGGCTAG